A window from Drosophila kikkawai strain 14028-0561.14 chromosome 2L, DkikHiC1v2, whole genome shotgun sequence encodes these proteins:
- the LOC108086076 gene encoding tabkunin 2-like yields the protein MKFIAVVCVVLFALLGVAFGLKDPVCGLPPAIDGNGLIKCAAFIPKHSYHADSNSCKSFVFGGCGGNANSFATLEECEAKCKE from the exons ATGAAGTTCATTGCTGTTGTCTGTGTGGTGTTGTTTGCTCTCCTGGGAGTTGCCTTTGGCCTCAAGGATC CTGTCTGTGGTCTGCCACCTGCTATCGATGGAAATGGTCTTATTAAGTGTGCTGCTTTTATTCCAAAACACAGCTATCATGCCGATAGTAATTCCTGCAAGAGCTTCGTCTTTGGCGGCTGCGGTGGCAATGCCAACAGTTTCGCGACCTTGGAGGAATGCGAGGCCAAGTGCAAGGAATAA
- the LOC108086069 gene encoding U-actitoxin-Avd3r, which yields MCYKFGLTMVTMLLLAAISGIAYGAPSDVVVEKAPEDQAQVVPKSDGDFTVSEDCHQPKETGRCFALFYRYAYNVDTQSCEEFVYGGCAGNKNNFESKEQCEQACLGRSVESTNTTTEQADEATTEADTKA from the coding sequence ATGTGCTACAAATTTGGCTTAACTATGGTCaccatgctgctgctggcggcaATCTCTGGCATTGCTTATGGAGCCCCATCGGATGTGGTGGTGGAGAAGGCACCAGAGGATCAGGCCCAGGTGGTACCAAAATCGGATGGAGACTTTACCGTGTCGGAGGACTGCCATCAGCCCAAGGAGACGGGTCGTTGTTTTGCCCTGTTCTATCGCTATGCCTACAATGTGGATACCCAATCCTGCGAGGAGTTCGTCTATGGCGGCTGTGCCGGCAACAAGAACAACTTCGAGTCCAAGGAGCAGTGCGAACAGGCCTGTCTGGGCAGATCGGTGGAATccaccaacaccaccaccgAGCAGGCCGATGAGGCGACCACCGAAGCGGACACTAaggcttaa
- the LOC108086078 gene encoding kunitz/BPTI-like toxin translates to MSPRMTQFLCLAALLLLCLMQLTQATPNNNNNNNNNKPKAVAQVQPGGNLGGNKPTIAATTIKPQRLQPDPKCLQPLETGPCRMNLERFYYNKDTKSCETFKYGGCRGNDNRWGFRQTCEEACLPKK, encoded by the exons ATGTCACCGCGAATGACCCAGTTTCTGTGCCTCGCAGCACTTTTATTGCTGTGTCTTATGCAACTAACTCAGGCCACGcctaacaacaataataataataacaataataaaccgAAAGCCGTGGCCCAGGTGCAGCCAGGAGGAAATCTAGGAGGAAATAAGCCCACAATAGCAGCCACCACCATAAAGCCGCAGAGATTGCAGCCAG ATCCCAAGTGCCTGCAACCCTTGGAGACAGGTCCTTGCCGCATGAATCTGGAGAGATTCTATTACAACAAGGACACCAAATCCTGTGAGACCTTCAAATATGGCGGATGCCGAGGCAATGACAATCGATGGGGATTCCGGCAGACCTGCGAGGAGGCTTGCCTGCCCAAAAAGTGA